One part of the Synechococcus sp. UW179A genome encodes these proteins:
- a CDS encoding DUF3104 domain-containing protein, with protein sequence MPTSNDRPPFIGVKAGDFVLVQSTLNPEPTDTNWWIGLIIGYPDQFREIHGVTMLNIVDTDSGEIRQVNAEQTTRLSLAGMEHNKVVPLIRG encoded by the coding sequence ATGCCAACAAGCAATGACCGTCCACCATTTATCGGGGTGAAAGCCGGAGACTTCGTTCTTGTGCAGTCAACTCTGAATCCTGAGCCCACGGATACAAATTGGTGGATTGGCTTGATTATTGGCTATCCGGATCAATTCAGAGAAATACATGGTGTTACGATGCTAAACATTGTTGATACCGATAGTGGGGAAATACGACAAGTCAATGCCGAACAAACAACACGCCTAAGCCTTGCAGGGATGGAACACAATAAGGTTGTTCCACTCATACGAGGCTGA
- a CDS encoding AlpA family transcriptional regulator, giving the protein MANDAGAPRFLRLSQVIEMTGVGKTFIYTHMEKGTFPKQIQISARTVVWLEQDIIRWMKEKMHQG; this is encoded by the coding sequence TTGGCCAATGACGCTGGTGCACCTCGGTTCCTCAGGCTTTCGCAGGTGATTGAGATGACTGGTGTTGGGAAAACATTTATTTATACCCATATGGAAAAAGGTACTTTTCCTAAACAGATACAAATCAGTGCAAGGACAGTTGTGTGGTTAGAGCAAGATATTATTCGATGGATGAAGGAAAAAATGCATCAGGGCTAA
- the psbN gene encoding photosystem II reaction center protein PsbN — MELANQDLSAYLMIGSLAVLVLGTLLYGIYTAFGAGSVQLTDQIEEHARLHKLGIAHSHQGQGRAVAHGGQAHASHDAINS, encoded by the coding sequence TTCCGCATATCTAATGATTGGTTCGTTGGCCGTTTTGGTCCTGGGAACCCTCCTGTATGGGATTTACACCGCATTTGGTGCCGGTTCTGTGCAGTTGACAGATCAGATTGAAGAGCATGCCAGGCTGCATAAGCTTGGTATTGCGCATTCTCATCAAGGCCAGGGTCGGGCTGTTGCCCATGGTGGGCAAGCTCACGCAAGCCATGATGCAATCAATTCTTGA
- the mscL gene encoding large conductance mechanosensitive channel protein MscL, producing the protein MPKKITFFSDFKAFINKGNVIDLAVAVIIAGAFGKVVNSTVELIMTNALEPALKEANVQSLAQLPGGEIIVAAINFIIIAFVCFLVVRTVERMKRKKEVIETSKPDPQVQLTSAITRLTEVMESLNNKS; encoded by the coding sequence ATGCCAAAAAAAATCACATTCTTTTCAGATTTCAAAGCTTTTATCAACAAAGGCAATGTTATCGACCTTGCAGTTGCTGTCATCATCGCAGGTGCATTTGGGAAAGTTGTTAACTCAACTGTTGAATTGATCATGACCAATGCACTTGAACCAGCATTGAAAGAAGCGAATGTTCAATCATTAGCTCAATTACCAGGGGGAGAGATTATTGTCGCAGCAATAAACTTTATTATCATTGCTTTTGTCTGTTTCCTGGTCGTGAGAACAGTCGAAAGAATGAAGCGGAAAAAAGAAGTCATTGAAACGTCAAAACCTGACCCTCAGGTTCAACTGACATCAGCCATCACACGCTTAACAGAAGTCATGGAAAGCCTCAATAATAAATCCTGA
- a CDS encoding DUF1330 domain-containing protein: MAKGYWLATGHINDPRGFMAYAAAAEAYLQKCGAKMFIRDAHTDVREGNPGHLTVLVEFPSVEAAKTAYEAPEYQEMIRLRAPNSEACFSILEEGDKLAHRVSA, translated from the coding sequence ATGGCGAAGGGCTACTGGCTCGCGACAGGCCACATTAACGATCCCAGAGGTTTCATGGCTTATGCAGCCGCAGCCGAAGCATATCTCCAGAAGTGTGGAGCAAAAATGTTTATCCGGGACGCTCACACTGATGTGAGAGAAGGTAACCCTGGGCACCTGACTGTTTTGGTGGAATTTCCGAGCGTTGAGGCAGCTAAAACCGCCTATGAGGCACCTGAATATCAGGAGATGATTCGCCTGAGAGCTCCTAACAGCGAAGCATGCTTCAGCATCCTAGAAGAAGGAGACAAGCTTGCCCACCGAGTTTCAGCATGA
- a CDS encoding Nif11-like leader peptide family natural product precursor, translated as MHKAADICKWNHAEGEGAGHCYKKIQTVLLMSEDQLKAFLEKVKADPELQQKIKESKCEGCIVELAEQTGFSITTDDLIDVQLGLDSQQVTELSNEEINKMDYETK; from the coding sequence ATGCACAAAGCAGCAGATATTTGCAAATGGAATCACGCAGAAGGCGAAGGGGCTGGTCATTGCTATAAAAAAATACAGACTGTGCTATTGATGTCCGAAGACCAACTGAAAGCATTCCTGGAAAAAGTCAAGGCCGATCCAGAACTTCAACAGAAAATCAAGGAATCTAAATGTGAGGGCTGCATCGTAGAACTCGCTGAGCAAACAGGATTTTCCATCACAACAGACGACTTAATTGACGTTCAGCTGGGACTTGATAGCCAACAAGTAACAGAGTTAAGCAATGAAGAGATTAATAAAATGGATTACGAGACCAAGTGA